One part of the Bombus terrestris chromosome 13, iyBomTerr1.2, whole genome shotgun sequence genome encodes these proteins:
- the LOC100646676 gene encoding phosphatidylinositol-glycan biosynthesis class W protein: MSNTWNRNIYRQEQEAFVSGHGGTTSREVIYAIMPSICSILLTKTAIGLLEQVIHKNIRVIIEFALIVIPCILCCTVLSDYVITVCCAMIIISIINILLLGINFDVISTYSMRPDNDKRPFITNFRAFTNLITAICILAIDFHIFPRKFAKTELFGYSLMDAGVGLFIFANALVAPEAKDFAHKPRIGFFHTISKNIKHSARSCIPLLILGFGRSVAIEVLGYQKHVTEYGIHWNFFITLAFVKLFTSSITSTINSKYSLLSGIWILGMHEYVLSTKGLKEWVLSSRPRNDFISANREGVISVPGYVGLYLVSVAVGRLIHSTYQNSHAQDLLLHRHKTFHIKLFGYEFDTHYNQSMILCIKLSIISQQTCAATLFCDAYFGVSRRLANAGYCMWILTLGVVVLTLLLMIEIICDILIHATIDSKLNQKQTKTCKMNVKSKRDSVPDKCEKNTNKNIIEIFEAVNYNGLFFFLLSNLMTGAINMLVRTLYLSHLKALLILIAYMAVNILSVLLLYRKQVQIKL; encoded by the coding sequence ATGTCAAATACATGGAATAGAAATATCTATCGCCAAGAACAAGAAGCATTTGTTTCTGGTCATGGTGGGACAACCTCCAGAGAGGTCATATATGCAATCATGCCAAGTATTTGTAGTATTCTTTTAACTAAAACTGCAATAGGTCTTTTAGAACAggttattcataaaaatattaggGTTATAATAGAATTTGCGTTAATTGTAATCCCATGTATTTTATGTTGTACTGTATTGTCTGATTATGTTATTACAGTATGTTGTGCCATGATTATAatatctattattaatattttattattaggaaTTAATTTTGATGTTATATCAACGTACAGTATGAGACCGGATAATGACAAGAGGCCCTTCATTACAAATTTTAGAGCATTTACTAACTTAATAACAGCAATATGTATATTAGCCAtagattttcatatttttcctcgTAAATTTGCCAAAACTGAATTGTTTGGGTATAGTTTAATGGATGCTGGTGTTGGGTTATTTATATTTGCTAATGCTTTAGTGGCTCCAGAAGCCAAAGACTTTGCTCATAAACCTAGAATAGGTTTTTTCCATActatatcaaaaaatataaagcATTCAGCAAGAAGTTGTATTCCACTTTTAATATTAGGCTTTGGCAGATCTGTTGCCATTGAAGTTTTAGGTTATCAGAAGCATGTTACTGAATATGGCATTCATTggaatttttttattactcttgcctttgttaaattatttactAGTTCTATAACAAGTACTATCAATTCAAAGTACTCACTTTTATCAGGAATTTGGATTTTAGGAATGCATGAATATGTTTTGAGTACTAAGGGGTTGAAGGAATGGGTTTTAAGTAGCAGACCAAGGAATGATTTTATATCTGCTAATCGGGAAGGTGTGATATCTGTACCTGGATATGTTGGGCTTTATCTAGTAAGTGTAGCAGTTGGTAGGTTAATACATTCTACTTATCAGAATTCACATGCACAAGATTTGTTACTTCATAGGCATAAaacatttcatattaaattatttggatATGAATTTGATACGCACTATAATCAGTCTATGATTTTATGCATTAAATTGTCCATAATATCACAGCAAACGTGCGCAGCTACTTTATTTTGTGATGCATATTTTGGAGTATCTAGACGATTAGCAAATGCAGGTTATTGTATGTGGATTCTTACTTTAGGTGTTGTGGTACTTACGTTATTACTAATGATAGAAATAATATGTGATATATTAATTCATGCAACCATAGATTCAAAACTTAACCAGAAGCAGACAAAAACATGTAAAATGAATGTAAAAAGTAAGCGAGATAGTGTGCCTGATAAATGCGagaaaaatacgaataaaaatataattgaaatattcgaagctGTAAATTACAATggtctatttttctttttattgtcaAACTTAATGACTGGCGCGATTAATATGTTAGTACGTACGTTATATTTAAGTCACTTAAAAGCTTTGCTAATATTGATTGCATACATGGCTGTAAATATATTATCAGTTTTATTATTGTACAGAAAACAGgtacaaattaaattataa
- the LOC100646555 gene encoding EGF domain-specific O-linked N-acetylglucosamine transferase isoform X1, whose amino-acid sequence MTDNALSIKYSVTIVLVFAITQTYSNYTEIDLPPDHIKYYFNSFPTVAEECRNNTACPYKDSLDTKACWGYEPNCNAENSFSVPQCPGDHRGWVTTKKAQVETFYAQGDFGYVRDQRKEMSIFCKPLFVDDSSLECSEHMRFCRARNIMINFTDLIQRKEPIRYKMDVLKEGQIGGYCTLNEKRLQKNADHISPLQSWGPELRNFRKLPRPPIVNHDCDIVIEKPTYIMKIDAIVNMYHHFCDFFNLYASLHVNLSHPAAFSTDNHIMIWESYSYRSAFQDAFQAFTRNPLWDLHTFRGETVCFKNLVFPLLPRMIFGLYYNTPLIYGCEKSGLFKAFGDHVLHRLRTPHHERKNQRIRVTLLSRDTQYRRILNEDELTKALKENPEYKVRKVIYNKKISFKKQLEITRNSDIFIGIHGAGLTHLMFLPDWAAVFEIYNCEDPGCYKDLARLRGVKYFTWENASMLVQQDPGTHPDGGAHAKFTNYSFDVKEFLRIVSQATDYVKNHDLFKRFISGRLQHKRTGTKNQTRTTSDVNATPKSKKVTELKSDIQSKDEL is encoded by the exons ATGACAGATAACGCGTTAAGTATTAAATACTCAGTGACGATCGTACTGGTGTTCGCAATCACACAAACATACAGTAATTACACGGAAATTGATCTGCCGCCTGATCACATCAAGTATTACTTCAACTCTTTTCCCACGGTGGCCGAAGAGTGCCGTAATAATACCGCCTGTCCATACAAG GATAGCCTTGATACCAAAGCTTGTTGGGGTTACGAGCCGAATTGCAATGCCGAAAATTCATTTTCCGTTCCTCAATGTCCAGGCGATCACAGAGGATGGGTAACTACGAAAAAAGCACAGGTAGAGACATTTTACGCTCAAGGCGATTTTGGCTACGTACGCGACCAAAGGAAAGAAATGTCGATATTTTGCAAACCATTGTTTGTG GACGACTCATCGCTAGAATGTTCGGAGCACATGAGATTTTGTCGAGCAAGGAACATAATGATCAATTTCACGGACTTAATTCAAAGAAAGGAACCTATACGATACAAGATGGATGTTTTGAAAGAGGGTCAAATTGGAGGATATTGCAC ATTAAATGAGAAAAGATTGCAAAAAAACGCGGACCATATTAGCCCATTGCAATCTTGGGGACCTGAATTGCGAAATTTCCGAAAATTACCTCGACCGCCAATTGTCAACCACGACTGTGATATCGTGATCGAAAAGCCAACGTACATAATGAAAATAGACGCTA TAGTAAATATGTATCATCATTTTTGCGACTTTTTCAACTTATACGCGTCATTACACGTAAATCTCTCGCACCCCGCTGCATTCAGCACTGATAATCATATAATGATCTGGGAAAGCTACAG CTACCGTTCTGCATTCCAAGACGCCTTCCAGGCTTTCACGAGAAATCCGCTCTGGGATTTACATACGTTCCGTGGAGAAACCGTCTGCTTCAAGAATCTCGTGTTTCCCCTATTACCACGAATGATTTTTGGTCTTTACTATAATACACCTCTT ATTTATGGCTGTGAAAAGAGTGGATTGTTTAAAGCTTTCGGCGACCACGTGTTACATAGATTACGTACACCTCATCACGAAAGAAAGAACCAAAGGATACGAGTTACTTTACTTAGCAGAGATACTCAATATCGAAGAATTTTGAACGAGGATGAATTAACAAAGGCTTTGAAGGAAAATCCGGAGTATAAAGTGCGAAAG gtaatatacaataaaaaaatatcattcaAAAAACAATTAGAAATTACAAGAAACTCTGACATTTTTATTGGAATACATGGAGCTGGATTAACGCATCTTATGTTTTTGCCAGATTGGGCTGCAGTATTTGAGAT ATATAATTGCGAAGATCCAGGATGTTATAAAGATCTCGCCCGTTTACGCGGTGTGAAGTACTTTACGTGGGAAAATGCCTCAATGCTAGTGCAACAAGATCCC GGTACACATCCTGATGGAGGAGCACACGCAAAATTCACTAACTATAGTTTTGATGTCAAAGAATTTTTACGTATAGTTTCACAAGCTACGGATTATGTAAAAAATCATGATTTGTTCAAAAGATTTATCAGTGGACGATTACAACATAAGAGAACAGGAACGAAAAATCAGACTAGAACAACAAGTGATGTAAATGCAACTCCGAAGTCGAAGAAAGTAACCGAATTGAAATCTGACATTCAATCCAAAGATgaattatga
- the LOC100646433 gene encoding ATPase WRNIP1: protein METLSTTKRYLSYEDINQTNPLKKHKANVTNITNMNQQKSLPNKEFISLSERMRPTCIDDYIGQEKVIGSHTILKQLLIKGHIPSMIFWGPPGCGKTSLANVISKLIKEIHGEKVHIINLSATSSGVSNIRNIVNTTKTKSKLSNQAIVFMDEIHRFNKLQQDIFLPHIEAGTFTLIGTTTENPSYSLNSALLSRCRIFVLNKLTVSNIVDILYKAISSINGEICSFPQKTLLTNLKYSLSCDSKPCFSINQMVIDWLAEVCDGDARVALNSLELAVKSKVSNELSPSHLVSITLDDVKESLKQAHTLSDKHNNTHHLYSALHKSIKAGKESASVYWLARIMAVKEDPVDIARRLVRISSEDIGLADPDALGIAVHTMHGCQMIGMPECDVILTQCVIYLTRAPKSQLVYNALKSVKNIIINHKDPQPTVPVHIRDNMGQEKHYAIFGCQEGNLLHKEKDVQTYLPFSLQHVDFFSES, encoded by the exons atggaaacattatcaacaacaaaGAGATATCTTTCATATGAAGATATTAATCAAACAAATCCACTAAAGAAACACAAAGCCAATGTGactaatataacaaatatgaaTCAACAGAAATCATTACCAAATAAAGAATTCATTTCTCTTTCTGAAAGAATGAGGCCTACATGCATTGATGATTACATAGGGCAGGAAAAAGTTATTGGATCCCACACGATACTAAAACAATTGCTAATAAAAGGACATATTCCTAGCATGATATTTTGGGGTCCACCAGGATGTGGAAAG acaTCTTTAGCTAATGTTATATCAAAACTAATTAAAGAAATACACGGAGAAAAGGtacatattataaatctttctgCAACATCCTCTGGTGTGAGTAATATCAGAAATATTGTTAACACAACAAAAACTAAATCAAAATTAAGCAATCAAGCTATTGTATTTATGGATGAAATACACCGCTTTAATAAATTGCAACAAGATATTTTTTTACCACATATCGAGGCAGGCACATTTACTCTAATTGGTACAACTACAGAGAATCCATCTTATAGTTTAAATTCTGCTCTGCTAAGTAGATGCCgtatatttgttttaaataaGTTAACGGTATCAAATATTGTAGATATTCTTTATAAAGCCATTTCATCTATTAACGGAGAAATATGTAGTTTTCCACAGAAAACTTTATTGACTAATTTAAAGTATAGTTTAAGCTGTGATTCTAAACCATGTTTCTCCATTAATCAGATGGTAATTGATTGGCTAGCAGAGGTATGTGATGGAGATGCACGTGTTGCATTAAATAGTTTAGAACTAGCAGTTAAAAGTAAAGTGTCAAACGAACTAAGTCCTTCTCATCTTGTTTCAATAACTCTTGACGATGTTAAAGAAAGTCTTAAACAAGCACATACATTATCCGATAAACATAATAATACTCATCATTTATATTCTGCTTTACACAAATCAATAAAAGCTGGCAAAGAAAGTGCATCTGTATATTGGTTAGCACGTATTATGGCAGTTAAAGAAGATCCAGTGGATATAGCAAGAAGATTAGTAAGAATATCAAGTGAAGATATTGGTTTAGCAGACCCTGACGCTTTAG GCATAGCTGTTCATACTATGCATGGATGTCAAATGATTGGAATGCCAGAATGTGATGTGATTTTAACACAATGTGTCATATATTTAACTAGAGCACCAAAGTCTCAACTTGTGTATAATGCTTTAAAAtctgttaaaaatataattataaaccaCAAAGATCCACAACCTACAGTACCAGTACATATCAGAGATAATATGGGACAAGAAAAACATTACGCTATTTTTg GTTGCCAAGAAGGAAATTTATTGCATAAAGAGAAAGACGTTCAAACTTACCTACCATTTAGCTTACAGCATGTTGATTTCTTCTCCGAAAGTTGA
- the LOC100646555 gene encoding EGF domain-specific O-linked N-acetylglucosamine transferase isoform X2, with the protein MTDNALSIKYSVTIVLVFAITQTYSNYTEIDLPPDHIKYYFNSFPTVAEECRNNTACPYKDSLDTKACWGYEPNCNAENSFSVPQCPGDHRGWVTTKKAQVETFYAQGDFGYVRDQRKEMSIFCKPLFVDDSSLECSEHMRFCRARNIMINFTDLIQRKEPIRYKMDVLKEGQIGGYCTLNEKRLQKNADHISPLQSWGPELRNFRKLPRPPIVNHDCDIVIEKPTYIMKIDAINMYHHFCDFFNLYASLHVNLSHPAAFSTDNHIMIWESYSYRSAFQDAFQAFTRNPLWDLHTFRGETVCFKNLVFPLLPRMIFGLYYNTPLIYGCEKSGLFKAFGDHVLHRLRTPHHERKNQRIRVTLLSRDTQYRRILNEDELTKALKENPEYKVRKVIYNKKISFKKQLEITRNSDIFIGIHGAGLTHLMFLPDWAAVFEIYNCEDPGCYKDLARLRGVKYFTWENASMLVQQDPGTHPDGGAHAKFTNYSFDVKEFLRIVSQATDYVKNHDLFKRFISGRLQHKRTGTKNQTRTTSDVNATPKSKKVTELKSDIQSKDEL; encoded by the exons ATGACAGATAACGCGTTAAGTATTAAATACTCAGTGACGATCGTACTGGTGTTCGCAATCACACAAACATACAGTAATTACACGGAAATTGATCTGCCGCCTGATCACATCAAGTATTACTTCAACTCTTTTCCCACGGTGGCCGAAGAGTGCCGTAATAATACCGCCTGTCCATACAAG GATAGCCTTGATACCAAAGCTTGTTGGGGTTACGAGCCGAATTGCAATGCCGAAAATTCATTTTCCGTTCCTCAATGTCCAGGCGATCACAGAGGATGGGTAACTACGAAAAAAGCACAGGTAGAGACATTTTACGCTCAAGGCGATTTTGGCTACGTACGCGACCAAAGGAAAGAAATGTCGATATTTTGCAAACCATTGTTTGTG GACGACTCATCGCTAGAATGTTCGGAGCACATGAGATTTTGTCGAGCAAGGAACATAATGATCAATTTCACGGACTTAATTCAAAGAAAGGAACCTATACGATACAAGATGGATGTTTTGAAAGAGGGTCAAATTGGAGGATATTGCAC ATTAAATGAGAAAAGATTGCAAAAAAACGCGGACCATATTAGCCCATTGCAATCTTGGGGACCTGAATTGCGAAATTTCCGAAAATTACCTCGACCGCCAATTGTCAACCACGACTGTGATATCGTGATCGAAAAGCCAACGTACATAATGAAAATAGACGCTA TAAATATGTATCATCATTTTTGCGACTTTTTCAACTTATACGCGTCATTACACGTAAATCTCTCGCACCCCGCTGCATTCAGCACTGATAATCATATAATGATCTGGGAAAGCTACAG CTACCGTTCTGCATTCCAAGACGCCTTCCAGGCTTTCACGAGAAATCCGCTCTGGGATTTACATACGTTCCGTGGAGAAACCGTCTGCTTCAAGAATCTCGTGTTTCCCCTATTACCACGAATGATTTTTGGTCTTTACTATAATACACCTCTT ATTTATGGCTGTGAAAAGAGTGGATTGTTTAAAGCTTTCGGCGACCACGTGTTACATAGATTACGTACACCTCATCACGAAAGAAAGAACCAAAGGATACGAGTTACTTTACTTAGCAGAGATACTCAATATCGAAGAATTTTGAACGAGGATGAATTAACAAAGGCTTTGAAGGAAAATCCGGAGTATAAAGTGCGAAAG gtaatatacaataaaaaaatatcattcaAAAAACAATTAGAAATTACAAGAAACTCTGACATTTTTATTGGAATACATGGAGCTGGATTAACGCATCTTATGTTTTTGCCAGATTGGGCTGCAGTATTTGAGAT ATATAATTGCGAAGATCCAGGATGTTATAAAGATCTCGCCCGTTTACGCGGTGTGAAGTACTTTACGTGGGAAAATGCCTCAATGCTAGTGCAACAAGATCCC GGTACACATCCTGATGGAGGAGCACACGCAAAATTCACTAACTATAGTTTTGATGTCAAAGAATTTTTACGTATAGTTTCACAAGCTACGGATTATGTAAAAAATCATGATTTGTTCAAAAGATTTATCAGTGGACGATTACAACATAAGAGAACAGGAACGAAAAATCAGACTAGAACAACAAGTGATGTAAATGCAACTCCGAAGTCGAAGAAAGTAACCGAATTGAAATCTGACATTCAATCCAAAGATgaattatga